From Pseudomonas poae, the proteins below share one genomic window:
- a CDS encoding 5-formyltetrahydrofolate cyclo-ligase, whose translation MTEPAPLSRPHLRRMLRQARRALTPSEQRKAAHGLYRQLAQHPLFRRARHISLYLPTDGEIDPRLLLRAAQRRGKATYLPVLSAWPRTKMVFQRVRPGEKLLPNRFRILEPRVNISRQRKVWALDLVLLPLVGFDDAGGRLGMGGGFYDRSLAYLARRQSWRKPTLLGLAHECQKVERLVQASWDVPLAGTVTDKRWYIAQAPLESAAP comes from the coding sequence ATGACCGAACCTGCGCCGCTTTCCCGTCCGCACCTTCGACGCATGTTGCGCCAGGCCCGCCGCGCCCTCACCCCGAGCGAGCAGCGTAAGGCGGCCCATGGCCTGTATCGGCAACTGGCACAGCACCCGCTGTTTCGCCGGGCCAGACATATCTCTTTGTATCTACCGACGGACGGTGAAATCGATCCGCGCTTGCTGCTGCGCGCTGCCCAGCGTCGAGGCAAGGCCACCTATCTGCCGGTGCTCAGCGCCTGGCCGCGAACCAAGATGGTGTTCCAGCGCGTGCGCCCCGGGGAAAAGCTTTTGCCCAACCGTTTTCGCATCCTGGAGCCACGGGTGAATATCAGCCGACAACGCAAGGTCTGGGCGCTGGACCTGGTGCTGCTGCCGCTGGTGGGGTTTGATGATGCCGGTGGGCGACTGGGCATGGGCGGCGGCTTCTATGACCGCAGCCTCGCCTACCTGGCGCGACGCCAAAGCTGGCGCAAGCCGACCCTGCTGGGCCTGGCCCATGAATGTCAGAAAGTCGAACGACTGGTGCAAGCGAGCTGGGATGTGCCGTTGGCAGGCACCGTCACTGACAAACGATGGTATATCGCACAGGCGCCACTGGAATCAGCGGCGCCTTGA
- a CDS encoding cell division protein ZapA, producing MSSSNSVTVQILDKEYSIICPQEERNNLVSAARYLDGKMREIRSSGKVIGADRIAVMAALNITHDLLHKQERPDVQASGSTREQVRDLLERVDLVLSSDSDAPKG from the coding sequence ATGAGTTCAAGCAATAGCGTCACCGTGCAGATCCTCGACAAAGAATATTCGATCATCTGCCCCCAGGAAGAGCGCAACAACCTGGTGAGCGCCGCCCGCTACCTGGATGGCAAGATGCGTGAAATCCGCAGCAGCGGCAAAGTCATCGGCGCCGACCGCATCGCTGTGATGGCCGCGCTGAATATCACCCATGACCTGCTGCATAAGCAGGAACGCCCCGACGTGCAGGCCAGCGGCTCGACGCGTGAGCAGGTGCGTGACCTGCTGGAACGTGTTGATCTGGTACTTTCGAGCGACTCAGACGCACCCAAGGGCTGA
- a CDS encoding TIGR02449 family protein translates to MEDTDLQALMARLELLITRVEQLKSQNGLLLAQEKTWREERAHLIEKNEIARRKVESMISRLKALEQDS, encoded by the coding sequence ATGGAAGACACCGACCTGCAAGCGCTGATGGCCAGACTCGAATTGCTAATTACTCGGGTCGAGCAACTTAAGAGTCAAAACGGACTCCTATTAGCTCAGGAAAAGACCTGGCGCGAGGAACGCGCTCACCTCATTGAAAAAAACGAAATCGCCCGGCGTAAGGTCGAATCGATGATTTCGCGCCTGAAGGCCCTGGAGCAAGACTCATGA
- a CDS encoding YecA family protein — MPIQNSPYDAFSKLLSTSGHPCSPAELHGVLLGRSCTGVGFDADNWLADVAELLEKEPEDNVRAALIGLQEMVKGELTGDDVTVVLLLPTDDAPLADRAAALGQWCQGFLHGFGVNAGGLDLSTDAQEVLQDLAAISQVQDALEESEDGESDYMEVMEYLRVAPLLLFTETRKSAEPAALKPSLH, encoded by the coding sequence ATGCCCATTCAGAACTCCCCGTACGACGCTTTTTCCAAACTGCTGAGCACCAGCGGCCACCCATGCTCGCCTGCCGAACTGCACGGCGTGTTGCTGGGCCGCAGTTGCACCGGTGTTGGCTTTGACGCCGACAACTGGCTGGCCGATGTGGCCGAGCTGCTGGAAAAGGAACCAGAAGATAATGTGCGCGCCGCGCTGATCGGCCTGCAGGAAATGGTCAAGGGCGAACTGACCGGTGATGACGTCACCGTGGTCCTGCTGCTGCCGACCGATGACGCGCCGCTCGCCGACCGCGCCGCCGCACTGGGCCAGTGGTGCCAAGGCTTTCTGCATGGCTTCGGCGTGAACGCCGGCGGCCTCGACCTGAGCACCGATGCCCAGGAAGTGTTGCAGGACTTGGCTGCCATCTCTCAGGTGCAAGACGCCCTGGAGGAGTCCGAAGACGGCGAAAGCGATTACATGGAAGTCATGGAATACCTGCGCGTCGCGCCACTGCTGCTGTTCACCGAGACCCGAAAGTCCGCTGAACCCGCCGCTCTCAAGCCGTCGTTGCACTAA
- the pepP gene encoding Xaa-Pro aminopeptidase: MIHIPKAEYTRRRKALMAQMEPNSIAILPAAAVAIRNRDVEHVYRQDSDFQYLSGFPEPQAVIVLMPGRLHGEYVLFCRERNAERELWDGLRAGTEGAIRDFGADDAFPITDIDDILPGLIEGRDRVYSAMGSNAEFDRHVMEWINVIRSKAHLGAQPPNEFVALDHLLHDMRLYKSAAEVKVMREAARISCAAHVKAMQASRAGLHEFSLEAELDYEFRKGGAKMPAYGSIVAAGRNSCILHYQQNDAVLKDGDLVLIDAGCEIDCYASDITRTWPVNGKFSPEQKAIYEIVLASQEAAFAEIAPNKHWNQAHEATVRVITAGLVTLGLLQGDVDELIASEAYRTFYMHRAGHWLGMDVHDVGEYKVGGEWRVLEVGMALTVEPGIYISPDNQSVAKKWRGIGVRIEDDVVVTKQGCEILTGGVPKAVAEIEALMAAAR, translated from the coding sequence ATGATCCATATCCCCAAAGCGGAATACACCCGGCGCCGCAAGGCGCTCATGGCGCAGATGGAACCCAACAGCATCGCGATCCTGCCGGCCGCCGCCGTGGCCATCCGCAATCGGGATGTCGAGCACGTGTATCGCCAGGACAGCGACTTTCAGTACCTGAGCGGTTTCCCCGAGCCGCAAGCGGTGATTGTGCTGATGCCCGGTCGCCTGCACGGTGAATACGTGCTGTTCTGCCGCGAACGCAATGCCGAGCGCGAACTGTGGGACGGCCTGCGCGCCGGCACCGAAGGTGCGATCCGTGACTTTGGCGCCGACGACGCGTTCCCCATCACCGATATCGACGACATCCTGCCCGGCCTGATCGAAGGCCGCGACCGGGTGTATTCGGCCATGGGCAGCAATGCCGAATTCGACCGGCATGTGATGGAGTGGATCAACGTAATCCGCTCTAAAGCGCACCTCGGCGCCCAGCCGCCGAACGAATTTGTTGCCCTGGATCATCTGCTTCACGACATGCGCCTGTATAAATCGGCGGCAGAAGTGAAGGTGATGCGCGAGGCGGCGCGAATTTCCTGCGCGGCCCACGTGAAGGCGATGCAAGCCAGCCGCGCCGGTTTGCATGAGTTCAGCCTGGAAGCCGAGCTGGATTACGAGTTCCGCAAGGGCGGCGCCAAGATGCCGGCCTATGGCTCCATCGTCGCCGCCGGGCGCAACAGTTGCATCCTGCATTACCAGCAGAATGACGCGGTGCTCAAGGACGGTGACCTGGTGCTGATCGACGCCGGGTGCGAAATCGACTGCTACGCCAGCGACATCACCCGCACCTGGCCGGTCAACGGCAAGTTTTCGCCGGAACAGAAGGCGATCTACGAGATTGTGCTGGCCTCCCAGGAAGCCGCCTTTGCCGAGATCGCGCCGAATAAACATTGGAACCAGGCCCATGAGGCGACCGTGCGAGTCATCACCGCCGGGCTGGTGACGTTGGGGTTGCTGCAAGGTGATGTCGACGAGTTGATCGCCAGCGAAGCCTACCGCACCTTCTACATGCACCGCGCCGGCCACTGGCTGGGCATGGATGTGCACGATGTGGGCGAGTACAAGGTGGGCGGTGAGTGGCGTGTGCTGGAAGTCGGCATGGCGCTGACCGTGGAGCCGGGGATCTACATTTCGCCGGACAACCAGAGCGTGGCGAAGAAATGGCGCGGCATTGGCGTGCGCATCGAGGACGACGTGGTGGTGACCAAGCAAGGCTGTGAAATTCTGACCGGCGGCGTGCCCAAGGCTGTCGCCGAGATTGAAGCGCTGATGGCGGCTGCCCGATGA
- the ubiH gene encoding 2-octaprenyl-6-methoxyphenyl hydroxylase, translated as MSRVNLAIIGGGLVGASLALALQAGAKARGWKIVLIEPFAPGDSYQPSYDARSSALSFGARQIYQRLGIWQDISRRAEPIKQIHVSDRGRFSTARLSAMEEGVPALGYVVENAWLGQCLWQGLDKDVVSWRCPAEVSRMEPLPDGYRLTLNDETVLECDLAVLADGGRSGLREQLGIGVKTRPYNQSALIANITPSEAHNGEAFERFTDEGPMALLPLPDNRCALVWTRIGMDAQRLASLDERSFLSELQGVFGYRLGTLKQVGARHLYPLTLVEAEEQVRSHLVVLGNAAHSLHPIAGQGFNLSLRDANALAEALLAGPQVPGDLATLQRYRERQRLDQKLTVGFSDQVTRLFGSAQPLVALGRNMGLLGLDLLPPAKRWFARQAMGLGTRPDA; from the coding sequence ATGAGCCGGGTCAATCTGGCGATTATCGGCGGCGGCCTGGTGGGCGCCAGCCTGGCGCTGGCCTTGCAGGCCGGGGCCAAGGCGCGTGGCTGGAAAATCGTGCTGATCGAACCCTTCGCGCCGGGCGACAGTTACCAGCCCAGCTACGATGCGCGCTCGTCGGCGCTGTCTTTTGGCGCTCGGCAGATTTACCAGCGCCTGGGCATCTGGCAGGACATCTCGCGCCGCGCCGAGCCGATCAAGCAGATTCATGTGTCGGACCGTGGGCGCTTTTCTACCGCACGTTTGTCCGCCATGGAAGAAGGCGTGCCGGCCCTCGGTTACGTGGTAGAAAACGCCTGGCTGGGGCAGTGCCTGTGGCAGGGTTTGGATAAAGACGTCGTCAGTTGGCGCTGCCCGGCGGAAGTCTCGCGCATGGAGCCGCTGCCCGACGGCTACCGCCTGACGCTCAACGATGAAACCGTGCTGGAGTGCGACCTCGCGGTGTTGGCCGATGGCGGCCGCTCCGGCTTGCGTGAGCAACTGGGTATCGGGGTAAAAACCCGCCCTTACAACCAGAGCGCGCTGATCGCCAACATCACCCCCAGCGAAGCCCACAACGGCGAAGCCTTCGAGCGCTTCACCGATGAAGGCCCGATGGCCCTGCTGCCGCTGCCGGACAACCGTTGCGCGCTGGTCTGGACCCGCATCGGCATGGACGCCCAACGGCTGGCCAGCCTCGACGAGCGCAGTTTCCTGAGCGAGTTGCAGGGCGTGTTCGGCTACCGCCTGGGCACCCTGAAGCAAGTCGGCGCCCGTCACTTATATCCGCTGACCCTGGTGGAAGCCGAAGAACAAGTGCGCTCGCACCTGGTGGTACTCGGCAATGCCGCCCACAGCCTGCACCCGATTGCCGGGCAGGGGTTCAACCTGTCCCTGCGCGACGCCAACGCTTTGGCCGAAGCCTTGCTGGCCGGGCCGCAAGTACCGGGTGACCTGGCGACCTTGCAACGCTATCGCGAGCGCCAGCGCCTTGATCAGAAATTGACCGTGGGCTTCTCCGATCAGGTCACGCGCCTGTTTGGCAGCGCCCAGCCGCTGGTTGCGCTGGGCCGCAATATGGGCCTGCTGGGCCTGGACCTATTGCCACCGGCCAAGCGCTGGTTCGCCCGTCAGGCCATGGGCCTGGGCACGCGTCCCGATGCGTAA
- a CDS encoding DUF4442 domain-containing protein — MRKWLIERLGKARLLRWIMTLYPPYLGAGVSVQHMSADFRHVKVRMGLGWYNRNYVGTQFGGSLYSMVDPFYMLMLMENLGRDYIVWDKAASIDFVSPGKGPVYAEFSIDEALLDEVRQQTAGGEKYLPHLKVQIHDGSGTLVARVDKTLYVRRKPPAKQA; from the coding sequence ATGCGTAAGTGGTTGATCGAGCGCCTGGGCAAGGCGCGGCTGTTGCGCTGGATCATGACCCTGTACCCGCCGTATCTGGGCGCCGGTGTCAGCGTGCAGCACATGAGTGCCGATTTTCGGCATGTGAAAGTGCGCATGGGCCTGGGCTGGTACAACCGCAATTATGTCGGCACGCAGTTTGGCGGCAGCCTGTATTCGATGGTCGACCCGTTCTACATGTTGATGCTGATGGAGAACCTGGGTCGCGACTACATCGTATGGGACAAGGCCGCGAGCATCGACTTCGTGTCGCCGGGCAAGGGCCCGGTGTACGCCGAATTTTCCATCGACGAGGCCTTGCTGGACGAGGTCCGTCAACAGACCGCAGGTGGCGAGAAATATCTGCCTCACCTCAAGGTCCAGATTCATGACGGCTCCGGCACCCTGGTGGCGCGGGTCGACAAAACCCTTTACGTGCGGCGCAAGCCGCCAGCAAAGCAGGCTTAA